A part of Arachis hypogaea cultivar Tifrunner chromosome 12, arahy.Tifrunner.gnm2.J5K5, whole genome shotgun sequence genomic DNA contains:
- the LOC112727791 gene encoding serine carboxypeptidase-like 11, translated as MKMASNSKKWSYFFQLLLLSLTLFLQIASHKIEAGGSKVEYLPGFDGPLPFQLETGYVGLGDSEDDMQVFYYFVKSENDPKNDPLLLWLTGGPGCSSISGFVFQIGPVQFKVEEFDGSLPKLIYRASSWTKVANVIFVDLPMGTGFSYAKDVLSQRSDWKLVHHAHQFIRKWLTENPEYISNEFYMAADSYSGIPAPPLVQEIANGNEKGLQPQINLQGYILGNPVTTSEEGNDHIQYAHGMALISDELYLSLKRNCKGDYLNINPENTLCLSDMEYYNKCLEKIDPYFILNPYCNDDWLKQDQGMQTRSLARKLEARFETPLIVPDIGCENFLFFLVTQWANHRSVRKALHIREGTIGEWVRCYKDDYEFSIVNSVPFHANLSAKGYRSLIFSGDHDAVVPFFSTQAWIRSLNYSIVDDWRPWYLNDQVAGYTRTYSNKMTFATVKGAGHTAAELKPNESYVMFTRWISNRPL; from the exons ATGAAAATGGCTTCCAATTCCAAAAAATGGAGTTACTTTTTTCAATTACTGCTTCTCTCTCTCACACTTTTCTTGCAGATAGCATCTCATAAAATTGAAGCAGGTGGTTCAAAAGTTGAATACCTTCCTGGTTTTGATGGTCCTCTCCCCTTTCAACTTGAAACTGG GTATGTGGGATTGGGAGATTCAGAAGATGACATGCAAGTTTTCTACTATTTTGTTAAGTCAGAAAATGATCCTAAAAATGACCCTCTTTTGCTTTGGTTAACTGGTGGACCTGGCTGTTCTTCAATTTCAGGCTTTGTCTTCCAAATAG GTCCAGTGCAATTTAAAGTTGAGGAATTTGATGGGAGCTTGCCTAAGCTAATCTACAGGGCATCGTCATGGACAAAG GTAGCTAATGTTATCTTTGTAGATTTACCGATGGGAACAGGGTTCTCTTACGCAAAAGATGTCCTTTCTCAACGAAGTGATTGGAAACTTGTTCATCATGCCCACCAATTTATTAGAAAG TGGCTCACTGAGAATCCAGAATATATTTCCAATGAATTTTACATGGCAGCTGATTCTTATTCTGGCATTCCTGCTCCTCCATTGGTTCAAGAAATTGCAAATG GAAATGAGAAAGGTCTTCAACCCCAAATAAATCTCCAG GGATACATACTAGGAAACCCCGTAACGACAAGTGAAGAAGGAAATGATCATATCCAATATGCTCATGGAATGGCACTTATTTCTGATGAACTCTATTTG TCATTGAAGAGAAATTGTAAAGGAGATTATCTAAATATAAATCCCGAAAATACATTGTGTTTAAGCGACATGGAGTATTACAATAAG TGCCTTGAAAAAATTGATCCCTATTTCATTTTGAATCCATATTGCAACGATGATTGGCTTAAGCAAGACCAAGGGATGCAAACGAGATCTCTGGCTAGAAAGCTTGAGGCCCGTTTCGAAACTCCTCTCATAGTGCCAGATATAGGCTGTGAG aattttcttttctttctggtCACTCAATGGGCCAACCACAGGAGCGTACGCAAGGCACTACACATTCGAGAG GGGACTATAGGGGAATGGGTACGTTGTTATAAAGATGATTATGAATTCAGCATCGTTAACAGTGTTCCCTTCCATGCAAATCTCAGTGCAAAAGGGtaccgttctttaattttcag TGGAGATCATGATGCAGTGGTTCCTTTTTTCTCAACTCAAGCATGGATAAGGTCTCTAAACTATTCCATTGTAGATGATTGGAGGCCATGGTATTTAAATGACCAAGTTGCAGG ATACACCAGGACTTACTCAAATAAAATGACATTTGCAACTGTAAAG GGTGCAGGACATACAGCTGCTGAATTGAAGCCTAATGAAAGTTATGTCATGTTCACTAGATGGATATCTAATAGGCCTTTGTAA